A region from the bacterium genome encodes:
- a CDS encoding histidine triad nucleotide-binding protein, which yields MSECIFCQIIKGQIPAEKVYEDDDCIGIKDVNPQAPVHILVIPKKHIDKLYNLEDEKLLGKMLIVCSKVAEMFSIKENGYRIVINTNKFAGQSVEHLHYHLMGGRIMNWPPG from the coding sequence ATGAGCGAGTGTATTTTTTGTCAAATTATAAAAGGGCAAATTCCAGCAGAAAAGGTCTATGAAGATGATGATTGTATAGGAATAAAGGATGTAAATCCACAGGCACCTGTTCATATTTTAGTAATACCTAAAAAACACATTGATAAGTTATACAATTTAGAAGATGAAAAATTACTTGGTAAAATGTTAATTGTTTGTTCAAAAGTTGCAGAAATGTTTAGTATAAAAGAAAATGGATACAGAATTGTTATAAATACTAATAAGTTTGCTGGACAAAGTGTTGAGCATTTACATTACCATTTAATGGGTGGCAGAATAATGAATTGGCCACCTGGTTGA
- the kdsA gene encoding 3-deoxy-8-phosphooctulonate synthase, translated as MTKEIRIKNVKIGGENIFCLIGGPCIIENEEIVFQTAETLKNICEKHQIPFIFKASFDKANRTSINSYRGPGIEKGLEILNNVKEKLNIPITTDVHCIEQIEKVAKVVNLLQIPAFLSRQTDLIIEAGKTGKPVNIKKGQFLAPWDIKNIIEKFESTGNKNLLITERGVCFGYNNLVVDFTGIPIMRCLGYPVIFDATHSVQKPGGMGKKSGGNRELVPYLAKAAIAVGVDGIFMEIHPEPEKALSDGPNMLKLEDVEELLIILKNIYYAIKK; from the coding sequence ATGACAAAAGAAATTAGAATAAAAAATGTAAAAATAGGTGGAGAAAATATTTTTTGTTTAATAGGTGGACCATGCATTATTGAAAACGAAGAAATTGTTTTCCAAACAGCAGAGACACTTAAAAATATATGTGAAAAACATCAAATCCCGTTTATATTCAAAGCATCTTTTGACAAAGCAAATAGAACATCAATAAACTCATATAGAGGACCTGGAATTGAAAAAGGACTTGAAATTTTAAATAATGTAAAAGAAAAACTTAATATCCCGATAACAACAGATGTTCATTGTATAGAGCAAATAGAAAAAGTTGCAAAAGTTGTGAACCTTTTACAAATTCCTGCATTTCTTTCAAGACAGACGGACCTTATAATTGAGGCAGGAAAAACAGGTAAACCAGTAAATATCAAAAAAGGGCAATTTCTTGCTCCTTGGGATATTAAAAATATAATTGAAAAATTTGAATCAACAGGAAACAAAAACCTTTTAATAACAGAAAGAGGTGTCTGTTTTGGATATAACAATCTTGTAGTTGATTTCACAGGTATTCCAATTATGAGGTGCCTTGGATATCCTGTTATTTTTGATGCCACTCATAGTGTTCAAAAACCAGGTGGAATGGGAAAAAAATCAGGAGGAAATAGAGAGCTTGTTCCATATCTTGCAAAGGCAGCCATTGCAGTTGGAGTAGATGGTATATTTATGGAAATTCATCCTGAACCAGAAAAGGCACTATCGGATGGACCAAATATGTTAAAATTAGAGGATGTTGAAGAACTTTTGATAATTTTAAAAAATATTTATTATGCAATAAAAAAATGA
- a CDS encoding DUF2281 domain-containing protein: MSELKIEERIKKLPLYLQKEVEDFISFLLEKHQKISGKKSLRTGLMH; the protein is encoded by the coding sequence ATGAGTGAATTAAAAATAGAGGAAAGAATTAAAAAATTGCCGTTATATCTTCAAAAAGAAGTGGAGGATTTTATCAGTTTTCTGTTAGAAAAGCACCAAAAAATATCAGGGAAGAAATCACTCAGGACTGGGCTGATGCATTAA
- a CDS encoding KpsF/GutQ family sugar-phosphate isomerase has protein sequence MSKKEIIEFGKRIIEIECQNLERVKENLGDSFAEAVETLKSLEGKVVITGMGKSGIIGRKIVGTFASIGISSIFLHPGDAVHGDLGVVSKNDVVLLISNSGETDELIRIVPSIKKIGAKIISITATTKSTLGQYSDIVIETGEITEADNFGIIPSSSTTTALVIGDALSLTIMNIKNIKKQDFAFFHPAGNLGKRLMLRVKDIMQTGENIPIVDENRTLIDGIKEINRKNLGFTLAINKNNCLTGIITDGDIRRLLAKDIDITKLKIKEVMIKNPKTIDEDILAVKAMEIMEKYEITALPIVDENKKIKGVVHLHDLLGKKEFGIEY, from the coding sequence ATGAGTAAAAAAGAAATAATAGAATTTGGGAAAAGAATTATTGAAATTGAATGTCAGAATCTGGAAAGAGTAAAAGAGAATTTAGGAGATAGTTTTGCTGAGGCAGTTGAAACATTGAAATCATTAGAAGGGAAAGTTGTAATAACAGGAATGGGGAAAAGTGGTATTATTGGAAGAAAAATAGTTGGGACATTTGCATCAATCGGAATTTCTTCCATATTTCTTCACCCAGGTGATGCTGTTCATGGTGACCTTGGAGTTGTTTCTAAAAATGATGTAGTTCTTTTAATTTCAAATAGTGGAGAAACAGATGAACTAATTAGAATTGTCCCATCAATTAAAAAAATTGGTGCAAAAATTATATCAATAACTGCTACAACAAAATCAACACTTGGACAATATAGCGATATAGTAATTGAAACAGGAGAAATAACAGAAGCAGATAATTTTGGAATAATTCCATCTTCAAGTACAACCACTGCTCTTGTAATAGGAGATGCATTATCTTTAACTATTATGAACATAAAAAATATTAAAAAGCAGGACTTTGCATTTTTTCATCCAGCAGGGAATCTCGGAAAAAGGTTAATGTTAAGGGTTAAAGATATTATGCAAACAGGAGAAAATATTCCAATAGTTGATGAGAACAGGACACTTATTGATGGTATAAAAGAAATAAATAGAAAAAATTTGGGCTTTACACTTGCAATTAACAAAAATAACTGTTTAACAGGTATAATAACCGATGGAGATATAAGAAGATTACTTGCAAAAGACATAGATATTACGAAATTAAAAATTAAAGAGGTAATGATTAAAAACCCAAAAACAATTGATGAAGATATTCTGGCTGTAAAAGCAATGGAAATTATGGAAAAGTACGAAATTACGGCACTACCAATAGTTGATGAAAATAAAAAGATAAAAGGAGTGGTTCATTTACATGACCTTTTAGGAAAGAAGGAATTTGGAATTGAGTATTAA
- a CDS encoding HAD hydrolase family protein: MSIKNIKIFISDVDGVMTDGGLFYINDCLYRKFNVKDGIGIKMLKIVGIEIAILSSNVSVQTKNRFLSLGVNLYFEGIKEKDKFIEGFLKENNLQWDNVCYMGDDLQDIKPIRKASFSICPSDAVEEIKEIVNYVCKRKGGEGAFREGVEKLTKKIGKWEKIKKEYLL, translated from the coding sequence TTGAGTATTAAAAATATAAAAATTTTTATATCTGATGTTGATGGCGTAATGACAGATGGAGGGTTATTTTATATAAATGATTGCCTTTACAGAAAATTTAATGTAAAGGATGGTATTGGGATAAAAATGCTAAAAATTGTGGGAATAGAGATAGCAATTTTGAGCAGTAATGTTTCAGTTCAAACAAAAAATAGGTTTCTATCACTTGGGGTAAATTTGTATTTTGAAGGAATAAAAGAAAAAGATAAATTTATTGAAGGCTTTTTAAAGGAAAATAATTTACAGTGGGACAATGTATGTTATATGGGTGATGACTTACAGGATATAAAACCTATAAGAAAAGCATCTTTTTCAATATGTCCTTCTGATGCAGTTGAAGAAATTAAAGAAATAGTTAATTATGTTTGCAAAAGAAAGGGCGGAGAAGGTGCTTTTAGAGAAGGTGTTGAAAAACTTACAAAAAAAATAGGAAAATGGGAAAAAATAAAAAAAGAATATTTATTATAA
- a CDS encoding SpoIID/LytB domain-containing protein produces MLKLFLKNSFIFWFLISGIFCSAENITIGKYNNCSSDEVKKAPYSGNIYIKESQNKYIILDIDEYLSGVLSGEIGEDFPYEALKAQAVVSRTYLLFTSKKNKQNGLSYDIENSIYNQVYKVCNSQKIRNAVDETKDEILTFNGEIVEVFFHACCGGKTTSPSSVWGGNYNGSINGIIDDYCKGTPYYSWEKKYSSDYLSDIFGLYNIDKIEIVEKDASGRVKNLNLITKGGRVIQLSGHKFRLQINSATNVYFENPLLLPSTMFDVEKKDNDFIFRGYGYGHGVGLCQWGAKKMAESGKNYREILKFFFSDMEIISLGGGENEN; encoded by the coding sequence ATGTTAAAATTATTCCTGAAAAATAGTTTTATTTTTTGGTTTCTTATAAGTGGAATTTTTTGTTCTGCTGAAAATATTACTATAGGAAAATATAACAATTGTTCATCAGATGAAGTTAAAAAAGCACCTTATTCTGGAAACATATATATTAAAGAATCTCAAAATAAATATATAATTTTAGATATTGATGAATATCTTTCTGGTGTTCTTTCAGGAGAAATTGGTGAGGATTTCCCTTATGAAGCACTTAAAGCGCAGGCAGTTGTTTCAAGGACATATTTACTTTTCACATCAAAAAAAAATAAACAAAATGGGCTTTCCTATGATATAGAGAACTCAATTTATAACCAGGTCTATAAAGTATGTAATAGTCAAAAAATAAGAAATGCAGTTGATGAGACAAAGGACGAGATTTTAACTTTTAATGGAGAAATTGTAGAAGTCTTTTTTCATGCCTGTTGTGGAGGCAAAACTACTTCACCCTCATCTGTTTGGGGAGGAAATTATAATGGTAGTATAAATGGTATAATAGATGATTATTGTAAAGGAACACCATATTATTCATGGGAAAAGAAATATAGTAGCGATTATTTATCCGATATTTTCGGATTATATAATATAGATAAAATTGAAATTGTAGAAAAAGATGCATCTGGAAGAGTAAAAAATTTGAATTTAATTACAAAGGGTGGTAGAGTAATACAATTATCCGGACATAAATTTAGATTACAAATAAATTCAGCAACGAATGTATACTTTGAAAATCCATTACTTCTTCCGAGTACCATGTTTGATGTTGAAAAAAAAGATAATGATTTTATTTTTAGAGGGTATGGATATGGTCATGGAGTTGGACTATGTCAGTGGGGAGCAAAAAAGATGGCAGAAAGTGGAAAAAATTACAGAGAAATATTAAAATTCTTTTTTTCAGATATGGAAATCATATCATTGGGAGGGGGAGAAAATGAAAATTAA
- a CDS encoding HPF/RaiA family ribosome-associated protein encodes MKINIHSNIELDDKFQEYLNKKVEKLEKFIFDEGNADIYIKKDGPFYISEIDIKTKKHTIFLKEKEKNISKCIDFLIDKTKRKLAQLHDIVIDRSKK; translated from the coding sequence ATGAAAATTAATATACATTCAAATATAGAATTAGATGATAAATTTCAAGAGTACTTAAATAAAAAAGTTGAAAAATTAGAAAAGTTTATTTTTGATGAAGGTAATGCAGATATTTATATAAAAAAAGATGGTCCATTTTATATTTCTGAAATTGATATAAAAACAAAAAAGCATACTATTTTCTTGAAAGAAAAAGAGAAAAATATATCTAAATGTATAGACTTTCTAATTGACAAAACAAAAAGAAAATTGGCACAATTACACGATATAGTTATTGACAGAAGCAAAAAATAA
- a CDS encoding PTS sugar transporter subunit IIA: MKITDFLDKRCVIIGMRSRTKKEAIKELLTKLKENGFIKDEKEILETVMEREKLGSTGIGQGIAVPHAKSDQIENLVAALGISKTGIDFNSLDGEQVNIVFLVLAPTKSVGLHLKALAKIARLLKDRVFRNALKDAQSPEEIIDLIKEDEQKLNNVG; this comes from the coding sequence ATGAAAATAACTGATTTTCTTGATAAAAGATGTGTTATAATCGGAATGAGAAGTAGAACAAAAAAAGAAGCAATAAAAGAACTACTTACAAAATTGAAAGAAAATGGATTTATTAAGGATGAAAAAGAAATACTTGAAACAGTTATGGAAAGAGAAAAATTAGGCTCAACAGGAATAGGACAGGGAATTGCTGTCCCTCATGCTAAAAGTGACCAGATTGAAAATCTTGTTGCTGCCCTTGGTATTTCAAAAACAGGAATTGATTTCAATTCCTTAGATGGAGAACAAGTCAACATTGTCTTTCTCGTTCTTGCTCCCACTAAATCTGTTGGACTGCATCTTAAAGCACTTGCAAAGATTGCAAGATTGTTAAAAGACAGGGTCTTCAGAAATGCTTTGAAAGATGCTCAATCCCCAGAAGAAATAATTGATTTAATAAAAGAAGATGAACAAAAACTTAATAATGTAGGATAA
- the ptsP gene encoding phosphoenolpyruvate--protein phosphotransferase: protein MEKLKGIGVFSDIVFGKGFVWKNFFLLSQEYKIPKKDIKEEINKLDEAIKKTIEEITALKKNLEESIGKEYADIFNFHLSILQDKNLRDETVKIIKEEQLNVESSLKKVIFKLGEIFGKSEKDFLKDRRRDILDVVEKIVSNLKDIPSMKVIGEGEIIVADDLSPSQIVALNRKLVKGIVTDIGSETSHIAIMVRALEIPSVIGVGEATKVIKTGDGLIVDGEEGIVIVNPTNQVINEYKKKKEELKKKRKKISLLKNLKCKTKDRKEIKLFANIAFPEEIIVAEKNGYDGIGLYRTEYLYINRKNLPDEEEQFYAYKNIAERVKNKPVIIRTIDIGGDKILPGIFEKKETNPFLGWRGIRFCLDRRDIFETQIKAILRASVYGEIKIMFPMVATLEEVIEGKKVIEDVKKKLKRENKKFKEIELGTMIEIPSAALISDKLAKEVDFFSIGSNDLIQFTLAVDRLNEKITHLYQPCHPSVLKMVKLTIENAEKNKIQVGICGEMASIPDIACLLVGMGIDELSMAPISIPLVKEKLINKKYQDLKEISEEVFKFNTNNEIINFLKEELK from the coding sequence ATGGAAAAATTAAAAGGAATTGGTGTCTTTTCCGATATAGTATTTGGGAAAGGCTTTGTCTGGAAAAATTTTTTTCTTTTGTCTCAGGAATACAAAATTCCCAAAAAAGATATTAAAGAAGAAATAAATAAATTGGATGAAGCAATTAAAAAAACAATTGAAGAAATTACTGCATTAAAAAAAAACTTAGAAGAAAGTATAGGAAAAGAATATGCAGATATATTCAACTTTCATCTTTCTATTCTTCAAGATAAAAATTTAAGAGATGAAACTGTAAAAATAATAAAAGAAGAACAACTTAATGTTGAAAGTTCTCTAAAAAAAGTAATTTTTAAATTAGGTGAAATATTTGGAAAAAGTGAAAAGGACTTTCTTAAAGATAGAAGAAGGGATATTCTTGATGTTGTTGAAAAAATTGTTTCAAATTTAAAAGATATACCCTCTATGAAAGTTATTGGCGAAGGAGAAATAATTGTTGCAGATGACTTATCACCATCTCAAATTGTAGCTCTCAACAGAAAACTTGTAAAAGGTATTGTTACTGACATAGGAAGTGAAACATCCCATATTGCAATTATGGTAAGGGCACTTGAAATTCCATCTGTTATTGGTGTAGGAGAAGCAACTAAAGTAATAAAAACAGGTGATGGACTAATTGTGGATGGGGAAGAAGGAATAGTTATAGTGAACCCAACCAACCAGGTAATAAATGAGTATAAAAAGAAAAAAGAGGAATTGAAGAAGAAAAGGAAAAAAATATCACTTTTAAAAAATTTAAAATGTAAAACAAAAGATAGAAAAGAAATAAAATTATTCGCTAATATTGCATTTCCTGAAGAAATCATTGTAGCAGAAAAAAATGGATATGATGGAATCGGTCTTTATAGAACAGAATATCTTTATATCAATAGAAAAAATTTACCGGATGAAGAAGAGCAATTTTATGCCTATAAAAATATTGCAGAAAGAGTTAAAAATAAACCAGTAATAATAAGAACAATAGATATAGGAGGAGATAAAATTCTTCCAGGTATCTTTGAAAAAAAAGAAACAAACCCATTTTTAGGGTGGAGAGGAATAAGATTTTGTTTGGACAGAAGAGATATATTTGAAACACAAATAAAAGCAATTTTGCGTGCTTCGGTTTATGGAGAAATTAAAATTATGTTTCCAATGGTTGCAACATTAGAAGAAGTAATTGAGGGGAAAAAAGTAATAGAAGATGTGAAAAAGAAATTAAAAAGAGAAAATAAAAAATTTAAAGAAATAGAATTAGGAACAATGATTGAAATACCATCTGCTGCTTTAATTTCTGATAAACTTGCAAAAGAAGTGGATTTTTTCTCTATTGGTTCTAATGACCTTATTCAATTTACTCTTGCAGTTGATAGGTTAAATGAAAAAATTACTCATCTTTATCAGCCCTGCCACCCATCTGTTTTAAAAATGGTTAAATTAACAATTGAAAATGCAGAGAAAAACAAAATTCAAGTAGGAATATGCGGTGAAATGGCTTCCATACCTGATATCGCCTGTCTACTCGTTGGTATGGGAATTGATGAATTAAGTATGGCTCCTATTTCAATACCACTGGTAAAAGAAAAACTTATAAATAAAAAATATCAGGACTTAAAGGAAATATCAGAAGAGGTTTTTAAATTTAATACAAATAATGAAATTATAAATTTCTTAAAAGAGGAATTAAAATAA
- a CDS encoding bifunctional phosphoglucose/phosphomannose isomerase has translation MIEKEIKKIDKSNMRDLLIKFGEHCISGYSLLPSFIPENIKFNKIIYCGMGGSAISGDILKFIVEKHSHIPFAISRDYDIPSFADNETIVFITSYSGNTEETISTFTQAIEKKANTFIISSNGELEKLSVEKNLPFIKIPSGMPPRCAFGYLFFASYRILQQFGLLPEIEKKLFQKIDEIVKSFSETENNYAITIAKKIHNKVPILYSDNFIFGCLLRWKTQIAENSKAFSFINVFPEMNHNEIMSFHFPVWFLKKIICLFFIHNEENNRTKKRFEITEKIIQGKGIETLKVEGKGNSLIEKMLYFVILGDWVSYYLSLLNKIDPTEIKEIIYLKDQLKGGKFE, from the coding sequence ATGATTGAAAAAGAGATAAAGAAAATTGATAAATCAAATATGCGTGATTTACTTATAAAATTTGGAGAGCATTGTATAAGTGGATATTCTCTTCTTCCCTCATTTATTCCTGAAAACATAAAATTTAACAAAATTATTTATTGCGGGATGGGCGGTTCTGCTATAAGTGGTGATATATTAAAATTTATTGTTGAAAAACATTCTCATATTCCTTTTGCAATAAGTAGAGATTACGATATACCTTCTTTTGCTGATAATGAAACAATTGTATTTATAACAAGTTATTCTGGAAATACAGAAGAAACTATTTCCACTTTTACACAGGCAATTGAAAAAAAAGCAAATACTTTTATTATTTCAAGCAATGGGGAATTAGAAAAATTATCAGTGGAAAAAAATTTACCATTTATAAAAATTCCTTCTGGGATGCCTCCAAGATGTGCTTTTGGATATTTGTTTTTTGCATCTTACAGAATATTACAACAATTTGGTCTCCTTCCAGAAATTGAGAAAAAACTTTTTCAAAAAATTGATGAAATTGTCAAATCATTTTCAGAGACAGAGAATAATTATGCTATTACCATAGCAAAAAAAATCCATAATAAAGTTCCTATTCTCTATTCGGATAATTTTATATTTGGATGCCTTTTGAGATGGAAAACACAAATTGCTGAGAATTCAAAAGCATTTTCATTTATAAATGTTTTCCCTGAAATGAATCATAATGAGATTATGTCTTTTCATTTTCCAGTGTGGTTCTTAAAGAAAATTATATGTTTATTTTTCATACATAATGAAGAAAATAATAGAACTAAAAAAAGATTTGAAATAACAGAAAAAATAATACAGGGAAAAGGAATTGAGACATTAAAAGTTGAAGGAAAAGGTAATTCACTTATAGAAAAAATGCTTTATTTTGTAATTCTTGGTGATTGGGTAAGTTATTATCTTTCTCTTTTAAATAAAATAGACCCAACTGAAATAAAAGAAATAATATATTTAAAAGACCAATTAAAAGGAGGAAAGTTTGAGTAA
- the metK gene encoding methionine adenosyltransferase, whose translation MSKTFLFTSESVTEGHPDKICDQVSDTILDEVLSQDKNGRVACETLTTRGLIFVAGEISTRGYVEIPFLVKNILKDIGYIEPSFGFYYDSIGIITSIQEQSPNIAIGVNKGGAGDQGMMFGYATNETPELMPLPIILAHKLTKRLAEVRKKKIVDYLRPDGKSQVTIKYENEIPKTVECVVLSAQHNPEISHKKIVDDLTETVINDIIPNEIRSKKTKIFINPTGIFSIGGPIADTGVTGRKIIVDTYGGVGSHGGGCFSGKDPTKVDRSASYCARYLAKNIVASGIAKRCEIQLAYVIGLKQPVSIMVNTYNTGIIPEEKISKIIRENFDLSPAGIIKKFDLLRPIYRKTACYGHFGREEKEFKWEYIDSVDMFKKSA comes from the coding sequence TTGAGTAAAACATTTTTATTTACATCTGAATCAGTAACCGAAGGACATCCGGATAAAATATGTGACCAGGTATCTGATACAATACTTGATGAGGTATTAAGTCAGGATAAAAATGGAAGGGTCGCATGTGAAACACTTACAACAAGAGGATTAATTTTTGTTGCAGGAGAAATTTCAACAAGGGGTTATGTTGAAATTCCATTTCTGGTAAAAAATATTCTTAAAGATATTGGTTATATAGAACCATCTTTTGGTTTTTACTATGATTCAATTGGAATTATAACTTCCATTCAAGAACAATCTCCCAATATAGCAATTGGTGTTAATAAAGGAGGAGCAGGAGACCAGGGAATGATGTTTGGATATGCAACAAATGAAACTCCTGAATTGATGCCTCTTCCAATAATTCTTGCTCATAAACTTACAAAACGGCTTGCAGAAGTGAGAAAGAAGAAGATTGTTGATTATTTAAGACCTGATGGAAAATCACAGGTAACTATTAAATATGAAAATGAAATACCAAAAACAGTTGAATGTGTTGTTTTATCTGCTCAACACAATCCTGAAATTTCTCATAAAAAGATAGTAGATGACTTAACTGAAACTGTTATAAATGATATAATACCTAATGAAATTCGCAGTAAGAAAACGAAAATTTTTATAAATCCAACAGGTATTTTTTCAATAGGTGGACCTATTGCTGATACTGGTGTAACTGGAAGAAAAATTATAGTTGATACTTATGGTGGAGTTGGCAGTCATGGAGGAGGATGTTTCTCAGGGAAAGACCCGACAAAAGTTGATAGGTCTGCTTCTTATTGTGCGAGATACCTTGCAAAAAATATAGTCGCAAGTGGTATTGCCAAAAGATGTGAAATACAACTTGCCTATGTAATTGGTTTAAAACAACCTGTCTCAATAATGGTAAATACATACAATACAGGAATTATCCCAGAAGAAAAAATATCAAAAATTATTAGAGAAAATTTCGACCTATCTCCTGCTGGTATTATCAAAAAATTTGACTTATTAAGACCAATTTATAGAAAAACAGCGTGTTATGGACACTTTGGAAGAGAAGAGAAAGAATTTAAATGGGAATATATAGATAGTGTTGATATGTTTAAAAAAAGTGCTTAG
- the ahcY gene encoding adenosylhomocysteinase: protein MEYSIKDIGLSETGEKRVNWAYNEMKVISLLRKEFLGKNAFAGTKIGCCLHITSETANLVINFKKAGGDVYLCASNPLSTQDDVAAYLVKEEKIPVFGKKGENEKEYYENIKKVMEKNLNLVVDDGGDLITALHRSPDYAKNIIGATEETTTGVIRLKNMAKKGILKFPVIAVNDAKTKHFFDNRYGTGQSTIDGILRSTNILLAGKIAVVCGYGWCGRGIAKRFAGMGAKVIICEVNPLTALEATMDGFFVMPISKAAEIGDIFITATGNSSVITIKEIMKMKDGAILGNSGHFNVEIDVKELEKIGKKIRIREQLDQYTLPNGKKIYLLGEGRLLNLACAEGHPSSVMDMSFANQFLSHLYLKTHPNLKPDVYDVPEEIDKKIAELKLKSLNIKIDKLTREQKEYLNSWKTGT from the coding sequence ATGGAATATTCAATAAAAGATATTGGTCTTTCAGAAACTGGGGAAAAAAGAGTTAATTGGGCTTACAATGAAATGAAAGTTATTTCCCTTTTAAGAAAGGAATTTTTAGGAAAAAATGCTTTTGCTGGAACAAAAATTGGGTGTTGTCTTCATATAACATCAGAGACAGCAAATCTTGTTATAAATTTCAAAAAAGCAGGAGGTGATGTATATCTATGTGCATCAAATCCATTAAGTACTCAGGATGATGTTGCAGCATATTTAGTAAAAGAAGAGAAAATACCTGTCTTTGGGAAAAAGGGAGAAAATGAAAAAGAATATTATGAAAACATAAAAAAAGTTATGGAAAAAAATCTCAATCTTGTTGTTGATGATGGAGGAGACCTTATTACTGCCCTTCACAGAAGTCCTGACTATGCTAAAAATATAATTGGAGCAACTGAAGAGACAACAACAGGAGTTATACGACTAAAAAATATGGCAAAAAAGGGAATATTAAAATTCCCTGTTATTGCAGTAAATGATGCAAAAACAAAGCATTTTTTTGATAACAGATATGGAACCGGGCAATCAACAATTGATGGTATTTTAAGAAGTACAAATATACTTCTTGCAGGGAAAATTGCTGTTGTTTGTGGATATGGATGGTGCGGAAGAGGTATTGCAAAAAGGTTTGCTGGAATGGGCGCAAAAGTTATAATATGTGAGGTGAACCCATTAACCGCATTAGAAGCAACAATGGATGGTTTTTTTGTTATGCCAATATCAAAAGCAGCAGAAATAGGAGATATTTTTATAACAGCAACAGGAAATAGTAGTGTAATTACAATAAAAGAAATAATGAAAATGAAGGATGGAGCAATTCTTGGAAATTCTGGACATTTCAATGTAGAAATAGATGTAAAAGAACTTGAAAAAATAGGGAAAAAAATAAGAATAAGAGAACAATTAGACCAGTACACTCTCCCGAATGGAAAAAAAATTTATTTATTAGGAGAAGGACGGCTCTTAAATCTTGCATGTGCAGAAGGACATCCTTCATCAGTTATGGATATGAGTTTTGCCAATCAATTCCTTTCTCACCTGTACCTAAAAACGCATCCTAACTTAAAACCAGATGTTTATGATGTCCCTGAGGAAATTGATAAAAAAATTGCTGAATTGAAATTAAAATCACTTAATATAAAAATTGATAAATTAACCAGAGAACAAAAAGAATATCTTAATTCATGGAAAACAGGAACATAA
- the coaE gene encoding dephospho-CoA kinase (Dephospho-CoA kinase (CoaE) performs the final step in coenzyme A biosynthesis.), protein MEKIKRVGVTGIFGSGKSTVTSIFKKYGIEVISCDEIVHFLLEKENIKKKLIKIFGKEIVKDGKIDRKKISDIIFKNKLKKKELENLIHPLVFKEIDKKIKRDIDKIKKKGIIIVEIPLLFETKSEKKFDFILVVSASPEIIKERLKEKFSSKEVELRWRNQIPLIYKEKNANFVIDNSGTISQTEKIVKEIIKKIISQ, encoded by the coding sequence ATGGAAAAAATAAAAAGAGTTGGAGTAACAGGTATATTTGGCTCTGGAAAATCAACAGTAACTTCAATTTTTAAAAAATATGGGATAGAAGTTATTTCCTGTGATGAGATAGTACATTTTCTTCTTGAAAAAGAAAATATAAAAAAGAAACTCATCAAAATTTTCGGAAAAGAAATAGTTAAAGATGGGAAAATTGATAGAAAAAAAATAAGTGATATAATTTTTAAAAATAAACTCAAAAAAAAAGAACTTGAAAATTTAATTCACCCACTCGTCTTTAAGGAAATAGATAAAAAAATAAAAAGAGATATTGACAAAATAAAAAAGAAAGGTATAATAATCGTAGAAATTCCTCTTTTATTTGAAACAAAATCAGAAAAAAAGTTTGATTTTATTTTAGTTGTGAGTGCATCTCCTGAAATAATCAAAGAAAGACTAAAAGAAAAATTTAGTAGTAAAGAAGTCGAATTAAGATGGAGAAATCAGATTCCTCTAATATATAAAGAAAAAAATGCAAACTTTGTTATTGATAATTCTGGAACAATTAGTCAAACCGAAAAAATTGTTAAAGAAATAATTAAAAAAATCATATCACAATAA